In Erpetoichthys calabaricus chromosome 15, fErpCal1.3, whole genome shotgun sequence, one DNA window encodes the following:
- the LOC114665833 gene encoding cystatin-like — MAAVWKSVFATLVLLFAAVSGSGHEKSGVRVSHKVNADLNEERVDKVMQFAVSQHNKVSHDDYFHRMSKVISAQLQVVSGLKYFVTAEMSQTSCKKGETEGLENCAFYQNPKAKTYTCTFEIWSRPWIKDTQLLKNECA; from the exons ATGGCTGCAGTCTGGAAAAGTGTTTTTGCTACTCTGGTTCTGCTTTTTGCAGCAGTGTCAGGAAGTGGACATGAAAAATCTGGTGTCCGGGTGAGCCATAAAGTGAATGCTGACTTGAATGAAGAGCGGGTGGACAAAGTTATGCAATTTGCAGTGTCCCAGCACAACAAGGTCAGCCATGATGACTACTTCCATAGGATGTCCAAGGTCATCAGTGCTCAGCTCCAG GTGGTTTCTGGATTAAAGTACTTTGTGACTGCAGAAATGAGTCAAACATCCTGCAAAAAAGGTGAAACAGAGGGCCTGGAGAACTGTGCTTTCTACCAGAATCCAAAAGCAAAG ACATATACCTGCACTTTTGAAATCTGGTCCCGTCCCTGGATTAAAGATACCCAGCTCTTAAAGAATGAATGTGCCTAA